The region CTCTATCAATATGTATGTTTACCAAATGGGTTAAGCTCCGCTCCGCGAATATTCACCAAGCTGCTGAAACCTGTGTTTAAACTCCTTCGAGAGCAAGGTCTCTTGTCGTCTGCTTACATAGGCGATGTGTATTTGCAAGGCGATACATACCAGGAATGCCATGAAAATGCCTTGTGCACGGTACAGCTGCTTCAAAATCTTGGTTTTGTCATTCAAGAGGACAAGTCATGCCTAAATCCCTCTCAGCAACTTGAATATTTGGGGTTTGTCCTGAATTCACTGACTATGACGGTAAAACTCACTCATGCTAGAGTAGAGAAGGTGGTCAAAGCATGTGAAAAGCTTCTAAATGACTCACATCCAACCATTCTCAGCCTAGCAGAGGTGATTGGGCTTATGGTTTCCAGTTTTCCTGGTGTAGAGTATGGCCCTCTATACTACCGTAGCCTTGACATGGAAAAAACAGAGGGTTTAAGGCAAAATAAAGGCAATTTTTCTGGTAAAATATTGCTAAATGATACATCAAGAGAGGATTTGAAGTGGTGGATTACAAATCTACCTTCATCTAGCAAAGCCATTTCACATGGTGAAGCAGATATCATTATCCAAACTGATGCATCTTCCCAAGGTTGGGGAGGGGTGCATGGTGGAAAGAGAGCTGGGGGAAGATGGACCCCCACAGAAGCATCAAACCATATCAATTACCTTGAGCTTTTAGCTATATTTTTATCCCTTAAAGCACTGTGTAGTGCTTACACAGGTAGCCACATACAAGTGCAATGTGACAACACCACAGCTGTATGCTACATGAATAACATGGGTGGAAGCAAATCAACCCCCTGTAATGCTGTAACAAAACAAATCTGGGCCCTATGCATTGCACAGAATAATTGGCTCAGTGCTACTCACTTACCCGGATGTGAGAATGTAGAAGCTGATGCAGAGTCTAGAATTTTCAATGACCGCACAGAGTGGATGCTAGATCCACAAGTATTCAAGGGGATTACCCAGAAATTTGGTAACCCAGAAATTGATCTTTTTGCATCTCGTTTAAACAAACAATGTGCAAAATATGCTTCATGGCGCCCAGACCCTGATGCTTTATTTGTAGATGCTTTTTCGGTGAAGTGGaataatttattcttttatGCATTCCCCCCTTTCAGTCTAATTGGAAGATGTCTAGAGAAAGTACATGCCAACAAAGCAGAGGGAATTCTGGTTGTACCTCTTTGGCCAAGTCAAAGCTGGTACCCAAAACTTCTCAGGCTTCTGGTGGAGCCACCAATTGTCATCCATCCCAAGAGGAATCTGTTAGTGCTGCCGGGGACAAGACAGCTACACCCACTACGGGAGAAACTAACACTGTTGGCATGTCTCTTGTCAGGAAACGTTATGAAGAACGAGgattttctgagaaaacaacCGACATTATCATGCTGTCATGGAGGGACTCCTCTAGAAAACAATATGATGTCCACATCCGCAAATGGCTTTTATTCTGCGGTACAAGGGAAATTGATCCAGTTCATGCAGATATAAAGGATGCCCTAGAATTTCTCGCTGATATGTTTGGAAATAACCTCAGCTACAGCAGTATAAACTCAGCCCGCTCAGCACTTTCTGCTATCCTGCAGACTTCACAAAGTCACACTTTTGGTGAACACCCAGACGTGAAGCGGTTTATGAAGGGCATTTATCAGATCAGGCCACCCATGCCTAGATACAACAAAACATGGGACGTTAATATTGTTCTACAGTACTTGCAGTCAATGGCCAGGGCAACAGAACTCTCAATTAAGGACTTGaccttaaagttagtaatgctAACAGCACTTACTACCGCAGGCAGAGAACAAACCTTACATTTACTGAACCTTGAAGGAATGGTTAAAGATGACAGTTGTCTTGTATTTGTTGTAAGCAGCAATGTTAAGCAAAGTAGGCCTACAAGTTCTCTTACAGAACGTACTGTTAAGTTAAAGGCCTATCCGTTTGAGGAAATACTGTGCGTTTTTCACACATGTTCTGTTTATATTGATAAAACTAGTTGTTTAAGGGGACAGGAAACCCAACTATTGTTAACTCACCAAAAGCCTCACAGGAGGGCTAGTAGAGACTCTATCAGAAGATGGATACAGTCAGTAATGCAATCAGCTGGTGTGGATGTGACTATCTATAAACCACATAGTGTTCGGTCGGCTGCAGCATCCAAAGCGAAAGCTAATCATGCCACACTTGACGAGATTATGAAAACTGCTGGCTGGTCCTCAGCAGCCACTTTTGCTAAGTTTTATGATAAGGAAATAGTCTCAGATGTAACCTTCTCTGATGCGGTTCTGGGAAATTAAATGTAGTGTCTCACTTGTGTGTGCCATCAGTTGCTTTaaaatctcacgtgacttcgtcaGTGCGCATGATGACGAGGCAGAatctaaaattaaacgagacttacttgtaagttgaagtttgattggattCTGCCGAGTCATCAGTAGCACAAGAAGTCACGCCCAGACCCTGGAGGTTTATCCCACCCTATATGAGTCTTGTGCCACTGGTCTGATAGCACACTCAAGGCTTTTAAGACTGATCTCTCGGGCGGCTAGTGCTTTCTCACGTGATTTCTTGTGCTACTGATGACTCGGCAGAatcccaatcaaacttcaacttacaagtaagtctcgtttaattttagatTTGCATGCAGAGTCAGAACACTTCCAGGAAATCAACAGTTTCAGAAGAGCTCAGGAAGATCAAATACCTGTTTTTGTCTCAGTTAATTAAGTCCCTCCCATATTCTCTGCTTTTAAAGACTAGTCCTTAAATCTAGTGCTTTTAAGCTACATGTAGTGTTTTTGATTGCAATCACCATTCTAGAGCATTAGTCAAAGCAAACATCCCCTGTAAAACAACCGAATGGAGAGCTTGTTCACAGACATTTTAATTTCCATGACAGAGGGCCCTCAATAAACTATTGTTAATTTTcttatacatgtagttattttattttatatacaTCATGTATCTCGATCTACACTGAGGTGAATGGAAAAATTGCATTAACCATGATAATTGAACACCAGAGACAAGAGGTCGAGGAAGCCAGCAGATCGTTGTATCAGCCACATTAAGTGAAATGTGAAATAGTGAATTGTGGGCACAGACGTTTGTACATCGCAATCTCCTTAGTTATGACTTACAGTATGAATGAGGGGTATCATGAATACAGTAGCTGACAGTTAAATTTAATGCAGGTACATGTAGCAATGGTGTGCGTACTCGTGTAACTTAAGGTGCTTTCCtgacaatttattttaaaaatcatAGAATAAATCTTATTTCAATATGCAGTTCTAGtgaatacccacatttcaccctctCCAGTAGCTCCTCAGTGGACAACTTAGAGCATGACTAGAGCATGgagggttgtgggttcaaatcccttcTGGGGGCTGAGATTTTTTTTCGAGTTTCCATTTGATGCACAATATTTTTCATATTTcaatattgttttgttaaatgAATCCAGTTATGATATTTTAGTATCAGTTACGTTAGCAACATGGGTGTACTAGTGTAACCTGAGGTGCTTTGCatacaattttgaaatatttttttttactgacattttaatattgttttgtttaattcATCCAGttataatattttaaaagcTTGGATGCAAAACGACAGTGACAAGCCTTTGGGAGCTGAGAAGCATCTTATTGCTGGAACTATTGCAGGTAGATTAATAATACCAAACTTTGCTTTACTCATGCATTGTACATGCATGATGCACAAGAGtgctaaaaaacaaaacaaaacaaaagcaaactaACTAACTAAAATATGATGCTAaaacataattattaaaaaattattaggGTAATACGCgaactctcattggtcaatagctgtgtttagatgagagaaTGGAAAcgactgtgacatcacacgaatttacatgtatattgggTATATGccgtcagacgcgcgttttgataagaatagtaataataataataataataataataataataataataataataataccggtaataatcatcatcatcatcatcatcaactttattcacaattcaaaattatttacaaaatacaattgataaaattaatataCGAAATTTCATAACAATTCAAAATTATGTACAGTGTATAATACAAAAGCACTTTAGCTTGAAAAATTGCCCAAAAACTTTAGATGCCCGCAGTGGCGACGTTTATTTTGCAGTCTAAGGAGTGTTCTATTTGCTGTGAAAAGGCGTTCTTGAAACTCTTACGCATGCTGTACCGATCTTAGAAGTTGGAGAGAGATTTGTGTCCTGAACCATGCGATAACGGTGTTATACGGCTCAGTGTCCTTCTGAGCTATCTTATCTGCAAGATGCTTCAGGAATTGAAACGCTGACACTCATTTCCCATTCCGCCATTGGTTCCAAACACTAAATGTGTGAATGAACCCGTCTCTACATCTAGCACAGGCTGCTGGTACTTACGTTTCTTTTCGTCCTCTTGCCCCTTGAATACTTCAGATGTTGTCTTGTTCTGGTAACACTTGGAGTTAACGTTGGTAACACTTACATCAAAAAATGGCGTAACTCCTCTTGACTAGAAACTTCCCTCCTTGATGTGTAATCTTGCCTCAGAGCTTGTGACAGCACTTCGCAAATGTAGCTTCTCGTTGTCCAGGGTTGAAGGCGTGGTTCGATTTCCACATTGTTGCAGATCTTATTGATGAATGCCGTTAACAAATTACGGATACCATCATGTCTCTGGGCTACAAAGCCTCACTTTTTACATGAGAGAGCATGGCCTACAGTAAATTTATTCCACACACACGCATAGACTTGGTAGATTGACTAGAGACAAATTATACCGTCATCGTAGCGAGTCTCTGAacggtaaccggtcgtttctccaccaagtttgcaaaagaaTGCGACCAGTAATAAAGAAACCTAATAAAATTTGAGAGGGGATTGGGGCGCATTGAAAGGttcaataacaaatatggcggttcacatcaacaatccctctcatgaagtgaattgcaagttatctaattgacaattattttcaacgaaaaaggtgtttttggacgttggcgaactgacattagacgttggcgaaccgacttcatacgttggcgaacaggtcgttggcgaactgacacgttggcgaaacgaccggtattCCTCTGAACTTCTGCTTATTGAGGGCTAGGCCTTGATCTGCGAGAGGCATCGCATTTAACCAAGAACTTGCTCTCATATCTCACGATTTATTAACTAGTAGCAGCAAATCTGGGGAAAGAGTTGAATCAATGCTTTCGCGTTTTGactggttggtaggaaatatgagcgtgaaTCAAGAAAaactgtttcaatcaagaattttccttcatttgttttcttcatttgtcaAATTGTCTTTGAGAaaaattttataaaagcaatagagaacttttttctgtgtttacatagcctcatctaaacatgcGGGTAAATTAGTTGGGAGAagtctcgacagttatgcaaaataactgtctcgaattctcccaactcccctcgtgtttagatgaggctatggaaacacggaaaacgtcctctattgcttaaataacattaattttgttattttgatgTGTGTCGAATCTTGGTCACATGTATTGCGAAAAAAAACTATGTAACTCAAGGCTTCCGATATGCCGAGAAAAACCCAGCCGATTTCGCGGgaatttttttggcaaatttcGCTGGAAAGCGATCGGTTTTACGCTGATTTGACAAacgtttttaatgaaaaaaaaggggcaattttaccttttgtttttGGGAAACTATGAGCATTAGCCTATGCAATAACAAAAGCAACAGCGGCTATTTATAAATTATGTTCCTTTTTACCGGCAACCGCGAGGTTCTTTGTAACAGAGATCATCATTACTTTGCTCTTTCAACAACAATGCGCTAGATAAATAAATGCGCCAATATCAAAACTTTTTACATTGTGGCCACTGCCCAGTTTTCCGTGGTCACGAAGTTTCAAGTCAGTTTGCAAGTTTACGGCAAGTAAACAGCCCCAAAAGCTAAAGCAAGTCTCGAATATGTTGTACCGACATGTATTTAGTAAGATTTCTAGCGAATTTCGCGGTCTTTATGGTGTTTTTGTGAATTTCGTGGGATTTCGCGCGGCTCCGCGACCGCGCGAAACATCAGAAGCCCTGTCAGAAGTCAACAGTGCTCACTCTTACACTGAGAGACTTGCATGCATAATACATTAGTTAAAGGAAGGAGTGGAAAAGAATAAGAACTTACAGCACTGTATTATATGGACGGGATTGTTTTGCTCAAGGAACTACCGTAAGACACTCAAAGAATCAATACGACAACTACCTCTGGgaaccgagtggcgtattttttcatatttatgtAACACAAGTCGTCATatgtagcctgttccaggctttTGGTGGGTCGGGACGAGCGAAATTATTGAAAGGGCGAGAAAAAGCCGAGCAAAGACTGGCCCCACTACCCCAGTCTTTGCTCCACTTTTTCTGTTCCGACCCAccgagagcctggaacaggctaggtCATACTGAGTGACAAAGTCACAGTTCCTgcctttttaaaactttgctgaGTGAACTTGGTATGTTAAGTGATATGTcaagaacgagtacgagtatttcatcaggggttccaaacaccgagaaacagatgaaagcatgaCGCCCTAGGCGGAGTGCTTTTGTTGTTTtgaggtgtttggaacccctgatgagacacgaagcacgagtttttgacatAACTTCTCAACCTTTTTTTTACTAAGTATGAGTGTAATGCGatgatcttttgttttatcgGACAAGTGATAGTAATTTGTAAAGAATAAATAttcaatatattttttggaGAATTTAAAACGTAGAACTCAGTTGACATTTTTTCGTCCTATAATTTGCATATGGCTTGCTCAATTAAGCAAACAACGCGAAACGGATCGAAAATACTTGTCATCttattggttgatttaaacaaGGGACGCCACTCGCGGCAGCTTCAACGAACACTTGGTGAAGATCTGCTCTCACCGATTAGAGCACGTAACTGAAGAAGGTATCCACTGTGTATTCCGAAACCGATCTTGCAACATAATGCAACGTTCTCTGCAGCGAACCTGTCAGCAACATTATGACCAACGTGAAAAAGCGCATCTTAGCTAATGCTCCTATTGTCGCTTACTGGAAGaacaaatcactcaaggactttataggacgttttcaacgaatctctagagacaccaataacaatgcGACTTCttgtggacgaacaaaagacgctaatgagagatcttttgttttcgtccaccaacatggcagcgatgacgtcacgtgaaaaccatctatagtcAGAGCTTCAATGGCCtcctcaaacttgaaaccaacAAAACCTAGCAAATCCTAGGAACGCACTGGTTTCCTGAACATATCGCGACAAAGCATTGCTAAACCCTGAGGCACCTACTATCTCTTAAGTCACAAAATAGAAAGACCGCGAGCTCCTAGACCACCTGAAGTCGGAGCCATATTTCTTTCGTCTTCAAGAACTAAGCTAGGACGTGCTGGAGAGCGATTCAGTATCAAGTCTTTTTTCGCCTGCCAAAATCAAATTCCCGAGGAAGTGATTCGGTTAATGAAGCCGTTTCAGTTTCAACTAAGTATGTAAATAATTGGGCTGTGAACATTTTCGCCGGATGGCTGAGGTTAAGAGAGAGGTGCAAGGTTTTAGATTGCGGTGGACTTTTCAAAGACTCCGAAGTACACAAGGTTCAAGCCTTGAGTGCAGACATGCTCTTTCGCTGAACTATTGGGTGTCCAAATTAGTTTTAATCCTCTGGGAGCTAATGATAAAAAGCACTGCAAAAGTTTTATGTCAAATATtcgggaaatttaaaatgcattgtGTGCGGGTAGTttatttattatgtttttttcCGAGGGTTTATTAGCATAAAGGTTCATTTAAAATTCAAGGGTCTTGATCAGTGTTTTGATCAGTTTTCGAACTAACTCGGGCGTTCCTTGATCTGTAGTTTCATTGGCTATCAAGATACATGCACCTGACCAAAATGGGGCACTCCGATTGGCTAATAAcctaatgaattattaatgagcttgAGAATAGCATATGATAATGCTAATCTagtgcattaatttttttgttgtttcacAGGAATTAGCACATTAACAGTAACTAACCCAATCTGGGTTGTGAAAACACGGCTTTGTCTTCAATACTCTGGCCCACAATCCAGAATCACACAAGCACCGCAGTATAAGGGGATGATCGGTAAGATTGCGAGTACACGTAACAATGATTATATCAAACAACATCTACATCACGTTTTGACATAttcaccagggcccggttgttcgaaagccggttaacttaatccaggattagcgtaaacttttgtttcatgattccacctttttggtgaaagtttcttttgccaatttttgtttttcaagattgacttcttctaatgtaaagttccGCCTCATATCAGCGtggaacagcatttgggagtagagaaataaattccttggctaatttttaatctaggattagcgctaatcggcttttgaacaaccgggccctggtggtCAATGAAACAAATGTATTTTAGTTCTTGCGCTATATTATTACAGTGTACAAAATGTATAATAGACAATCATATTTCTTTGCTCATCAAtgttgtaaagcgcatttgattTTGCAACATTGTACATTTTCAACCTGGGGATTGTTGTgcttatagagcggttttcaattgagtgtcgaaagtaattagcgaattgctttggttttgcatttacttcactcagtgattggttcaaagttctcgcgccattttttcaaccaatcagaagtgaaaccaaaaccaattgtggctcacattttcccgcgctttgtttcggttacgtgtaattacttcgagttttgattggcttactggattgtctccgtcctttttgattggccaaagtaattactttggttttggttttacgacactcatttgaaaaccgctctatatagCAATCGGATTAGCTTCACTACTGTCTTACATATTGATCTCTCTCTGACTTGTTCTTGGCTCGGTCTCTTGGCTGAGCATCGGACTTCCGTGCAGGAGATCACAGGTTCACAATTCAAAGTAGCTCAAATTGTCTTATTCGTCAGCGTCGTACCATGAAAACGAGTATGGTGACTCccttttttgttacatttttgtCATCTCCTTGCCATGTTACAACGTTGTATGAAGTTTTATTGGATTGTATatctatgacaagttctattactagggaatcacctaaGAACCCACACTGTTTGTGAAGAGTTAGGGTGTTGGTTGTCTATCTGTCAGAGAGTTCCAGCATGAAATCGGTGTACTATGAGCGGTATATAAagccattaccattaccatctGAGCTACATGTATCAGCTCATACTGTCTGTagtaaaataacaattatttataacgtacatgtacatgtacagtggtGCCAAGTGTTACCCAAGGGGAAAGTTGGTGACCGAAAGCAAATGTTCAGTATTCAGtaaattgctttaaaacaagaataaacatagaggatattacatggccgcgcggggttatgaattttatcttcgagtgctgaaaatCTCCCACGAGTGAGCGAaccgaacgagtgagagatactctcagcacgagaagataaaattcgtatccccaagcggccatgtaatgttctgtttattatatagatattgatgaaatgttcagatttaaaacaacttttttactcattttcgaaatgatgaaaaagtggtcaccaagcGCTAAAACACGTATTTTgtttaacatgaaacaagatatgagagttatgaaaaacaaatcatggtaatgtaaaatttgcaattaaaatgttaatgttGCAATTTGTAGAGAATTATAtcaaagcacaaaagtatcttacaatgaagaggaagctcgcgttttattggctaattgtgttCTTTACCATggcgacacctatattctcaaatgtgaaagataaaaatgatatgttcactgcgcgcggtaatgataatgatttttatt is a window of Montipora foliosa isolate CH-2021 chromosome 5, ASM3666993v2, whole genome shotgun sequence DNA encoding:
- the LOC138004084 gene encoding uncharacterized protein, producing the protein MSRESTCQQSRGNSGCTSLAKSKLVPKTSQASGGATNCHPSQEESVSAAGDKTATPTTGETNTVGMSLVRKRYEERGFSEKTTDIIMLSWRDSSRKQYDVHIRKWLLFCGTREIDPVHADIKDALEFLADMFGNNLSYSSINSARSALSAILQTSQSHTFGEHPDVKRFMKGIYQIRPPMPRYNKTWDVNIVLQYLQSMARATELSIKDLTLKLVMLTALTTAGREQTLHLLNLEGMVKDDSCLVFVVSSNVKQSRPTSSLTERTVKLKAYPFEEILCVFHTCSVYIDKTSCLRGQETQLLLTHQKPHRRASRDSIRRWIQSVMQSAGVDVTIYKPHSVRSAAASKAKANHATLDEIMKTAGWSSAATFAKFYDKEIVSDVTFSDAVLGN